The Ctenopharyngodon idella isolate HZGC_01 chromosome 19, HZGC01, whole genome shotgun sequence genomic sequence GCAAACACCTCAACCTCACACAGTGTGAGATATTCACTGCGTCCAGGTATAAAAATGTTGACATATCGCCCCCTAATAGGATGaaacttaaatgtttttgtctgtCCAAGTGGGATGGACTCAACAGTCGCAGCCCTGTGAAGAAACACAGTAACAGAGAAATAGAGAGGGGCGGATCAAAACATCATGAAGCATATTAAATATTCTTTTGTTAAAGGCAAGtttgtattaaaattatttattcaacgTAATTTTATCTTATTTAGGCCTGCTCATTTTCTAAccatactgtatgtgtaagtATTAAGAGAGAGACAATACTTACAGCTGATTATTATTGCCATTATTTTCCAGGCTGTTGCCGATACGGATCTGAGCACCATTTATTCTCTCTGGACAACAATCTCCACGATTAGTGATGCTAACCCTGGTTATCTTGTAGACTTCCAGCAAGTCAACTCTCCACCAGGGGTCCCTGTCCCCATTAGTATGACTGCATGACCCAAGATTGAAATTTGAATTCTTGTTGCCATCGATAGCATTTTGAGCTCCTGATTGAGGGTATGTGGAAGACTGGACAGCTGTGGCTCCAAGAGCAAGATTCCCTGtttaacataaaacaataaacaataactttttttttttttactttaatgtgCTAAAGTATAATCCAAATATAACTGGCAAGATAATGCTAAGCTATGTACTCCAACTGATTATTACATGGCTCTCTGGAacacttgattctgattggtcagtcgtGACATTCTGAGGTCTGATATTTCCAGATAATGACCGTCATCAATAGTAACGCTGTATAACAGACAGCTCATCCGGGTTTCTGAAGCCGGTCTTTCTCTGATGTTTCTTGTATCACACCACAGACTCGCTCTCTCTCGTGTCATACAAACACGACTGATGCGTCTCTGCTATAGTTATTGATTGTATTGAAGTATTAAGATTGTATTGAAGTATTTTTAGTATTAAAAGTACTGTAGTGTTTGCCTGAATGACTGTTTTTGTACACTATAATGGATTCTAAGATAATAAACAGGTAagaatttaaatcaatatgtccatgtaattatttatttggtgtacctgactgtacattatcccttaaatgtttgtcttgtttgaacatgtttgtttgtcttgCTAGGTACATTTTTTCTTCAAGGAAGTTTTGCGTTAATTACAagtgagctaataaaatatttaaactcaaatcaatattttgcgtccagaattatttatttgtggCTAGTAGCCTTGTAATAGTTACCCTGTcaggtttattttgcaataacaaCTGTTTGATGTACATTTTCCCTTATTGGTTACCAAATGTTCAGTAagaatattatatatgttttactGACAACAACATTCAAAGTAATGAAGAACACTTACTTGGAACACAAATGTGCGGTGGTGTGTACTTATCTGTTAATAAAAGAGTTATGTACTTATTAATGTGTGTATAACTGATATAAGTAAATTCTAGCACAGAGTTTTCTTCTCTCTTTGTCTCTTACCTGCAAACACCTCGACTTCACACAGAGTGAGGATTTCATCATTCCCAGGTAAAAAAATGTTGACATATCGGCCATTAACAGGctcaaatgaaaatgtttctgTGCCATCAGGAACAGTGAGAATAGTTGCAACCCTGCAAATGCATAAAGAACAGTGTTAAAATGAAAACCAGAGGCCTCGCAACACAATGCACGTCTAACCAATTAAATTCAACTGTATTGAAATCAAATGGTTTTGTACAGCACTCTTCACAATACAAATTAttgttcatgttttatattGCATTGCTACAAGAAACAATGGTCTAAACTTACAAACGTCTAATCACAGTCTGGATAAAATATGTTCAAGTAAAGTACATCTCCATGGCTGTGGCTCTCTGAGTGGTTTGTGGAGGAggttcagttttgttttattaaaccaGATGGGAAGATGACAGAACAATTGAACCATTTCTTACAGCTCATTGTTGTTTCCGTTGTTGTCCAGACTGTTACCAATACGAATCTGAGCTCCTCTAAGCCGCTCTTTGCAACAGTCTCCACGATTAGTGATGATAACGTTGCTTACACTGTAGACATTTCCAAGATCAACTCTCCACCATGGATTAAACTCAGTTTTAGTGTGAGTGCATGAGCCCTTCCTGGAATCTGAGTTTCTGTTTCCATCTACTGCACGTTGAGCATCTCCTCCCTGTGGGTGTGTGGAGGACTGCACAACCTTGGCATGAAGAGCCAGATTCCCTGTTCAATATGATATgaaatcgattaaaaaaaagattcaaagcaatacaaataaataaataaatcacatacTTTAATTACCATATTTCAGcctataaatgtaataaattaatctGATTGATATGTAATGATCCACAATCGTTACagatttttaaaggattagttcacttctgaattcaaatttcctgataatttactcacccccatgtcatccaagatgttcatgtctttcttccttcagtcgaaaagaaatgaaggtttttgaggaaaacattccagggtttttctccatatagtggacttcactggggttcaacgggttgaaggtctaaatgtcagtttcagtgcagcttcaaagggctcttcGCGGGGGTCTTAAATAGCGAAACggtcggtcattttctaaaaaaaaaaaaaaaaaaaaaaaatcatatacgttttaaccacaaacaattgtcttgcactagctctcttcttcctcttcttcttgtaGAATTCCAGCAGTGTAGATGCTGCTAAGTattattactgccctccacaggtcaaagctTGAGCTAAATTGTcatacaatatgctagtgcaagtatataagAACTACTTCAAattttgacctgtggagggcagtaatacacttagcagcatcTACACTGCTGGAATTCtacaagaagaagaggaagaagagagctagtgcaagacgagcttTTGTagttaaaacatatataaaaaacatataaaacatttttttttttttttttagaaaatgtccgatggtttctctagataagactcttattcctcgtctgggatcatgtagagctctttgaagctgcactgaaactgacatttggaccttcaacccgttgaaccccagtgaagtccactatatggagaaaaatcctggaatgttttcctcaaaaaccttcatttcttttcgactgaagaaagaaagacatgaacatcttggatgacatgggggtgagtaaattagcaggaaatttgaaatctgaagtgaactaatcctttgaaTCCAGGCATTTTTACTTGTATTATTCTAAACGTACCTTTGGAATCAGCGACGCACAGCCCAGTAAAAAGTGTTAGAAACAAAATCACTCGTATGGCCATCCTGATATAAGACATAACAACACATCACCTCATCTCAGCATATGAAGGAATAATTTTCAATTTCTCATCCGAAATTtaaacacagaaacacaaatTTTGGAAACATTTGATCACATTTTCTCTCGCTGTTCTTGCACAGTTACAGCAGTCAGAGAAAGATTAACATTAAATAGTCGAgtgtcaaactgcccaactaaagcaaacactgatttCTATAATGGTGACAtcacaataactttttttttttttttttttttttttgaggtcagtaagattttattattattgaaaaagTGAGAGGTGAAATTACATAACAGGAAGCCAATAGGCagaaaaaaggaagaaagaCAGGAAAAAcagatatatacacacatatcatatattaaagtgcaaaagtTATTCCACAGCCTTTCAATAAATGTAGGAAAAACAGGTAtgggtcaagtcaagtcaagtcacctttatttatatagcgctttttacaatgtagattgtgtcaaagcagctttacattgataactggtacattgtttggctgcacagcatctcttaaagaatagtgtcaatgcaggcagatcaaaagcactgttgaatatcaaatgtcaagtcaagtgtccccaactaagcaagccagaggcgaccgcggcaaggaacccaaactccatcaggtgacatcaggtggcagacaagtggcaaattggtgttaaaatggagaaaaaaaccttgggagaaaccaggcttagtcggggtgccagttctcctctggccaacagtgctttgttacaattcaggttgctatcataagtccaataggatcgcaacattaaaagtatttatttcagttccatccaatatatatatatacctgtTTTTCCCACATTTACTGAAAACTACCCTTATTGTAATTGTTAGTTTTCTTAGTATTTTTCCAGAATAGGAGTCAATGGTAGCCATATCAATGGAACATGAGAAAATGATTAAATTTGACACAATTGTAGAGATGGTCATGAATAGTGATTGGACCAATTGTGGAGTCTCTAGGACcaactctatagcgccaccCCCAGTTCAAAAATTCACTTTTCTAAAGGTTTCATCTTTTGAACCCTTTGTTCTAGAAAAAATTGAATTTAGTTCACACAGTTCCTCTGTTCATGCTCATGCCAATCAACATCTTGCATCAAGACTCCGCCCATTACAGTAGtggccattttgaaaagtacagttttcagttttttcGCTACTCCTCCTCCAAAATTAGTCCAATTTTTGGACTAAATTTGATCAGATGATTTTGGAACCAGTTGTACAGAATTGactgaacagttttttttattcatctttgttcaaaagttatgaTATTGCGAACTTTGAgcaatcaaaatgaaaattggtACGCTTCATTGGAACCATGATCTGAGGGTCCATGCCAAAACAGCAAACAGCGCCACCTACAGGTCATGAGATCtgaaaaatgtctatttttactcataacttttgaacagtttgtcCAGAAACATGATCTTGGTGTCTGTAGATTCCTTGTGTCATGCCGAATCCGAGGATTTTGGATCGGATGAATCTTTATTAGAGAGAAATTATCAATACAACTGATTCTTGTTGAATGTTCTTTTGTCATTATTGGATTGCAGTGAGTGCAACAAGACACTT encodes the following:
- the si:ch73-359m17.2 gene encoding fucolectin-5 isoform X8 encodes the protein MNSRMAIRVILFLTLFTGLCVADSKGNLALHAKVVQSSTHPQGGDAQRAVDGNRNSDSRKGSCTHTKTEFNPWWRVDLGNVYSVSNVIITNRGDCCKERLRGAQIRIGNSLDNNGNNNELVATILTVPDGTETFSFEPVNGRYVNIFLPGNDEILTLCEVEVFADKYTPPHICVPRNLALGATAVQSSTYPQSGAQNAIDGNKNSNFNLGSCSHTNGDRDPWWRVDLLEVYKITRVSITNRGDCCPERINGAQIRIGNSLENNGNNNQLAATVESIPLGQTKTFKFHPIRGRYVNIFIPGRSEYLTLCEVEVFAD
- the si:ch73-359m17.2 gene encoding fucolectin-5 isoform X2: MNSRMAIRVILFLTLFTGLCVADSKGNLALHAKVVQSSTHPQGGDAQRAVDGNRNSDSRKGSCTHTKTEFNPWWRVDLGNVYSVSNVIITNRGDCCKERLRGAQIRIGNSLDNNGNNNELVATILTVPDGTETFSFEPVNGRYVNIFLPGNDEILTLCEVEVFADKYTPPHICVPRNLALGATAVQSSTYPQSGAQNAIDGNKNSNFNLGSCSHTNGDRDPWWRVDLLEVYKITRVSITNRGDCCPERINGAQIRIGNSLENNGNNNQLAATVVSIPLGDTKTFEFKPIRGRYVNIFIPGRSEYLTLCEVQVFADEK